The following DNA comes from Brassica oleracea var. oleracea cultivar TO1000 chromosome C5, BOL, whole genome shotgun sequence.
CTTTTGATTTTCATTCATAATAATACTACTAACTACTATATTCTAGTAGCTACTGATGTATATGAGATTTCAAATAAAAAACTCAAAAATGTAGTTACATAATTCCAATAATAGTTTTGTGAATTAGTACACCGGCCATGTAGTTAGTAGTAGTCAAATAATTTTCTTTGATCGTACGTAGTAGTTTGTCATGATAATCCTTTTGTTTGTTTGAATGGTTTTGATGTTAACGGTGTTCCCAGAGAGGCAATATAATCAATGCATCTATTGAATCGCTAATTAGTACTATTAGTGTTCTTGGAATCTGTCCTATATGTATGTCAGTTGTTGATAAATTATGATGTGTTTAAGTGTACTCATCGGCAAATCAACCTGAAATTTTAATTTTGTATTACGCATTTTTAATACCATGTTCATAAGCAATCCTGAACTATAACTTCTTTTAGTTATAGGTTAGGGAACAAATTGGAGTAGAGAAGATTTTTCATGTAAGTATGGGTGCATCCGGGTTATAGTGTCTATGAAGAATATACAGGTTACATTAACTATATATGTTGTCAATCAAATCTATACAAGGCATAGAGATTTAATATTGATATACATATGTACAATACAATGAAATTAATTACTATTATTAAAAGAATTAACGCAGTACATTCTTCATGCAAAATAAATCTATTGTGTCTGTTTTTTTGTTCAAATTAAAAGAATTCTGTTATGTTATACGTCTTTTATATAAAAATGATTTGTTTGTGAAATCCGGTGGTGATTTTATAAAATAAAAGGGAAAAAACCGAGAAAACAAATATATGATTCTAATTTAGCAAAAAAAATAAAATAAATGATTCTATCCGTATGTAGAATATTAATTTGTTAAAAAAACAATTAAAAAGAATGCGTGGTCTACTCTCTCGCTATATATATACATATGCGTGTGCTTGCAGAAACCCAAATTGCATGCTCCCATTCTCAGATTCACATACAAAGATATTTCAACATTCAGACCCACAAACCATCCAATAGCACTTTCTACTACATATTTGTCTATTTCCTCCTTCTACCATATAATTCGCATCTCCTAAATATCAATAAAATAAACAGAACCCTAATATCCAGTTGTTGTTTTTTATGAACATTTAGTTGTTATCTCTCTCTCCGCTCCAAAATACATACATACATACATACATACAAAAATAAACTAGTTCTAAATGTGGATGATGGGTTACAACGAAGGAGGTGCAGATTCCTTCAACGGAGGAAGAAAACTTCGTCCTCTCATCCCACGCCTCTCCTCTTGCCCCAGTGCCGCCGCAAACACCAACTCCGACCACCGCTTTAACATGGGTCTCCCCCCCACCTCCCCCCTCCACAAAATATTATATTTTCTAATTTCCGTTAATGCTCATTTTTCTTCTTCTTTTTTAAATTAAGTTTTCTAAATGTTCTGTTTCTAGAGAAAGAGCAATGCTCATTCTTTTTTTCTTGCTTGTTATAATTTGTAAAGCAGTGATGACTACAATGACGGCTGAGCAGAACAAAAGGGAGCTCATGATGCTAAACTCAGAGCATCAACATCCACCTATGATGGTGAGCTCACGGTGGAACCCGACACCGGATCAGTTAAAAGCTCTTGAAGAGCTTTACCAACAAGGAACTAGAACTCCTTCTGCCGACCATATCCAACAAATCACCGCGCAGCTACGTAGGTACGGAAAGATCGAAGGCAAAAATGTTTTCTATTGGTTCCAAAACCACAAAGCACGTGAACGCCAAAAACGGCGACGACAGATGGAAAATGGCCACGACGAATCTGTCTTTACGACAACCAGTCTTGTCTCAAATCACGGTTTCGACAAGAAATATCCACCAGGTGAGAGACCATAATATTAGAAACTTAATATGACTCATGTTTTAAAACATTAAATTTTAACGTAGCTAGGTTTTATTTGCAATTTTACAGGTTACAAGGTTGAACAGACGAAGAACTGGATATGTTCGGTCGGATGCGACACACAACCACAGGTATATTTGTGTATATTATACGCATGTTTGTTTTCTTTTCATTATTGTATTTTTCTGATGAAAGGGAATGTCATTAAGGGTTTATGGTATGGCATAATTGGCGTATGATTACAAAGAGAATTCTCTTAAGAATAAGTGCATTCTCTTTTTGGAAGTTTTAGTAATTTTTTTTACGGAAAACAAAGGCAAAGATAAGATGTTAGCTTATTGGGAAATGAAAAAAAAAGTATTTTTGTAGCTTTAAATTATACTCCCTCTGTTTATGTAAGTAAGATTTTATAGAGTATACACGCTTATTAAGAATTTAATAAATGTTTATAATTTAATTTATTTTTTACTTTATTATACATTTTCCAATAACTTTCCATCAATGAAATTTAATCAATTCAAATATTCTCAATTAATGTTCTTCAAAAGTATAAAAAGTTACCTTAACAATATAGAAAATTTATCTTTGTGGAACAAGAAAAAAACCTAAAATACCTTATTTTCGGGAACGGGGATAGTATATTTTTAAGTATTGTTTTGGCATTGATCCAAAAGCTGCAGA
Coding sequences within:
- the LOC106293107 gene encoding WUSCHEL-related homeobox 1 isoform X1 is translated as MWMMGYNEGGADSFNGGRKLRPLIPRLSSCPSAAANTNSDHRFNMAVMTTMTAEQNKRELMMLNSEHQHPPMMVSSRWNPTPDQLKALEELYQQGTRTPSADHIQQITAQLRRYGKIEGKNVFYWFQNHKARERQKRRRQMENGHDESVFTTTSLVSNHGFDKKYPPGYKVEQTKNWICSVGCDTQPQKPHELHHQEEPVSIALATKGNGRYVGNERQSFPGRNAMSQMMQLAPGHYPSSRQQQHHHELILNSTTVRSSFSTSNSTVSAAKDTVTASPSFLRTRAATNTGTCDDNKDQERHEDCLNGELDHQEKTLELFPLRKEGFCNNGGDDGKEKESAIHCFYEFLPLKN
- the LOC106293107 gene encoding WUSCHEL-related homeobox 1 isoform X2, encoding MWMMGYNEGGADSFNGGRKLRPLIPRLSSCPSAAANTNSDHRFNMVMTTMTAEQNKRELMMLNSEHQHPPMMVSSRWNPTPDQLKALEELYQQGTRTPSADHIQQITAQLRRYGKIEGKNVFYWFQNHKARERQKRRRQMENGHDESVFTTTSLVSNHGFDKKYPPGYKVEQTKNWICSVGCDTQPQKPHELHHQEEPVSIALATKGNGRYVGNERQSFPGRNAMSQMMQLAPGHYPSSRQQQHHHELILNSTTVRSSFSTSNSTVSAAKDTVTASPSFLRTRAATNTGTCDDNKDQERHEDCLNGELDHQEKTLELFPLRKEGFCNNGGDDGKEKESAIHCFYEFLPLKN